The following proteins are co-located in the Acidimicrobiales bacterium genome:
- a CDS encoding HAMP domain-containing sensor histidine kinase, producing the protein MSLRTRLALVAALLVATVIAALTVIVVRQRTVLIEQLDSQLDAVAANVDRGADLPASVDRARTGPPTGELWFAIIAADATVQVIAQPASDRGFAPQLDLGINPLGTPFTAATVGDSGQARVVLVGLPEDRIAAVAVSLAGVDDTQRKLLVTSAIAVAMVLVVVGLAWFWIDRLSLRPIKAVTAAATEAAAGDRAQHVDHPSITTEAGQLGAAFNMMVDARQAAEDRQRRFVADASHELRTPLTTLRGYTALHAQGGLADPGQVDDAMRRIRSEADRMAVLVEDLLVLASLDDQRPLTLGWLDLTQLLADIAADATAIQPRRPIDITAVAPSLMLHADAHLLTQAVTAVTTNALRHTPDSAALSIAAVSKGDAIEISIADQGPGIDPTELDRLFERFHRTDASRSRTSGGTGLGLAIAQAAVHAHDGTITARSQLGRGTTIVMTIPVAGPAAPTESPGNPQEV; encoded by the coding sequence ATGAGTCTGCGAACGAGGCTCGCTCTCGTCGCCGCCCTGCTCGTGGCCACCGTCATCGCGGCCTTGACGGTGATCGTGGTGCGCCAGCGGACTGTTCTGATCGAACAACTCGACAGCCAACTCGATGCCGTCGCGGCCAACGTCGACCGAGGCGCCGACCTTCCGGCTTCGGTCGACCGGGCCAGGACCGGGCCGCCAACCGGCGAGCTCTGGTTCGCCATCATCGCCGCCGATGCGACGGTCCAGGTCATCGCCCAACCGGCTTCTGACCGGGGGTTCGCACCACAGCTCGACCTTGGCATCAACCCATTGGGCACTCCGTTCACCGCCGCAACCGTTGGCGACAGCGGCCAAGCACGCGTCGTCCTGGTAGGACTGCCCGAGGACCGGATCGCTGCTGTCGCCGTGTCGCTCGCAGGCGTCGACGACACCCAACGCAAGCTGCTCGTCACCTCGGCGATAGCGGTGGCGATGGTTCTGGTCGTGGTCGGGCTGGCCTGGTTCTGGATCGATCGGCTGTCGTTGCGCCCCATCAAGGCGGTCACTGCGGCTGCGACCGAGGCAGCTGCTGGCGACCGTGCTCAACACGTCGACCACCCCAGCATCACCACCGAGGCCGGCCAGCTGGGCGCCGCGTTCAACATGATGGTCGACGCCCGCCAAGCCGCCGAGGACCGGCAACGACGATTCGTGGCCGACGCCTCCCATGAGCTCCGCACGCCACTCACCACCCTGCGGGGCTACACCGCCCTGCATGCGCAAGGCGGACTCGCCGACCCCGGCCAGGTCGACGATGCCATGCGCCGCATCAGAAGCGAAGCCGACCGTATGGCCGTTCTCGTTGAAGACTTGTTGGTTCTCGCATCGCTCGACGATCAACGTCCTCTCACACTTGGCTGGCTCGACCTGACGCAACTGCTCGCCGACATAGCCGCAGACGCAACCGCCATCCAACCCCGTCGCCCGATCGACATCACCGCCGTCGCCCCCAGCCTCATGCTCCACGCTGACGCCCACCTCCTGACCCAAGCCGTGACCGCGGTGACCACTAACGCACTGCGCCACACCCCCGACTCAGCGGCGCTGTCGATTGCCGCAGTCTCGAAAGGTGATGCCATCGAGATCTCCATCGCCGATCAGGGGCCAGGGATCGATCCGACCGAACTCGACCGCCTGTTCGAACGCTTCCATCGCACCGACGCCAGCCGAAGCCGAACCAGCGGCGGCACCGGCCTCGGCCTTGCCATCGCCCAAGCGGCCGTCCACGCCCACGATGGCACCATCACCGCACGGTCTCAGCTGGGGCGTGGCACCACAATCGTCATGACCATCCCGGTTGCAGGGCCGGCGGCGCCAACCGAATCTCCAGGAAACCCTCAGGAAGTCTGA
- a CDS encoding response regulator transcription factor, protein MDSPKPKVLVVDDEENISFLVASALRLADIDVVTADTGRGALDVDQHRPDVIVLDVGLPDIDGFDVLRQLRQRGHTMPVLFLTARSDTVDRVRGLTSGGDDYIVKPFALEELVARVQVALRRAGAAASPSVLQVADLVLDDDAHQVTRAGNVVHLTPTEYKLCRLLLVNAGRVISRGQILDHVWEYDFDGESAIVETFISSLRKKVDQTDPRLIETVRGVGYTIRPPV, encoded by the coding sequence ATGGACTCGCCGAAACCGAAGGTCCTGGTGGTCGACGACGAGGAGAACATCTCGTTCCTCGTCGCCTCGGCGCTACGCCTGGCCGATATCGATGTCGTCACGGCCGACACGGGGCGCGGCGCACTCGACGTCGACCAGCACCGTCCCGATGTGATCGTGTTGGACGTCGGCCTGCCCGACATCGACGGCTTCGACGTGTTACGCCAACTCCGCCAGCGCGGCCACACCATGCCCGTCTTGTTCCTCACGGCCCGCAGCGACACGGTCGACCGAGTCCGGGGGCTGACCAGCGGCGGCGATGACTACATCGTGAAGCCCTTTGCCCTGGAAGAACTCGTCGCTCGTGTCCAGGTCGCCCTGCGCCGCGCCGGTGCCGCGGCATCACCGTCTGTGCTGCAGGTTGCCGACCTTGTCCTCGACGATGACGCCCACCAGGTAACCCGGGCCGGCAACGTCGTGCATCTGACCCCGACCGAATACAAGCTGTGCCGGCTCCTCCTCGTAAACGCCGGCCGGGTGATTTCGCGCGGCCAGATCCTCGATCACGTTTGGGAATACGACTTCGATGGTGAGTCCGCCATCGTCGAGACGTTCATCTCATCTCTCCGCAAGAAGGTCGATCAAACCGATCCCCGCCTCATCGAAACCGTCCGCGGGGTCGGCTACACGATCAGGCCACCTGTATGA
- a CDS encoding ATP-binding cassette domain-containing protein: MSVITADGLTRRFGELTAVDHLTFDVPAGGVVGFVGPNGSGKSTTIRILLGLIAASEGTGTVLGEPIEHPERFANRVGALIENPTFVGSLTAWDNLRSLAHLRGVPTQRIHDVLDIVGLTGRERDRASTFSLGMKQRLGIAAALLPDPELLVLDEPTNGLDPAGIVEIRNLLKSLADGSRTVIVSSHLMSEIQAMADDLVVIRFGKLLYSGSLAGLMDDAVEQVIAVPEHDSDLGVLVDAVTAKGWNYTISGGHLHLDIAANLAADVDRLAHQVGINLRQLTPRHDNLEDIFLRLTGGTDAELAADRSQQRHTSGGPQ, from the coding sequence ATGAGTGTCATCACCGCTGACGGGCTCACTCGCCGCTTCGGTGAACTGACCGCCGTCGACCACCTCACCTTCGACGTCCCTGCCGGCGGTGTCGTCGGTTTCGTGGGCCCGAACGGGTCCGGAAAGTCGACCACGATCCGGATCCTGCTCGGTTTGATCGCGGCCAGCGAAGGAACCGGCACTGTGCTCGGCGAGCCCATCGAGCATCCCGAGCGCTTCGCCAACCGTGTGGGCGCGCTCATCGAGAACCCGACCTTTGTCGGCTCACTCACTGCTTGGGACAACCTTCGCAGCCTCGCCCATCTCCGTGGTGTACCCACCCAACGAATCCACGACGTGCTCGACATCGTCGGCCTCACCGGTCGTGAACGCGACCGTGCCTCCACCTTCTCCCTGGGCATGAAACAGCGTCTGGGTATTGCCGCCGCGCTGCTGCCGGATCCCGAACTCCTGGTCCTCGACGAACCGACCAATGGGCTCGATCCCGCCGGCATTGTCGAGATCCGCAACCTGTTGAAATCCCTCGCCGACGGGAGCCGCACCGTCATCGTCTCCTCTCACCTGATGAGCGAGATTCAAGCCATGGCAGACGACCTCGTCGTCATCCGTTTCGGCAAGCTGCTCTACTCGGGGTCCCTCGCGGGTCTGATGGATGACGCGGTCGAACAAGTCATCGCTGTCCCAGAACACGACAGTGATCTCGGCGTCCTCGTCGACGCGGTCACAGCGAAAGGCTGGAACTACACCATCTCTGGCGGCCACCTCCATCTCGACATCGCCGCCAACCTCGCGGCGGACGTCGACCGGCTGGCACACCAGGTCGGAATCAACCTCCGGCAGCTCACCCCTCGTCACGACAATCTCGAAGACATCTTCCTCCGCCTGACCGGCGGGACCGACGCCGAACTGGCCGCCGACCGCAGCCAGCAACGACACACCTCTGGAGGCCCGCAATGA